Proteins from a genomic interval of Rosa chinensis cultivar Old Blush chromosome 2, RchiOBHm-V2, whole genome shotgun sequence:
- the LOC112188420 gene encoding uncharacterized protein LOC112188420 isoform X2 yields the protein MTTMDVKGINWVGCVYEKFESMCLEVEENMYQDTVKFVEDQVQTVGESVKKFYADIMQDLLCDSSLDGDNISACGFPIEHYSDVDNSKKSKIRKTKEHVKVGVEEVNGDSEVISVVEKNVEHTGLFHRQRVYDSCTRSSGDCAKVACSDLYSRQDHGMRSYINKNLVVKQTPIKDRLPGANTAVGKDFNRVSLSCSEFSNENHDASCDQPDEVITPTVEGMRCDSMRERCVVANASQCTDDVSINCQSSDLIVLDKSDGKRWNELLESSIGGSNISSVHGTEISQQSDKAKLEETCVMVSGEELHFVHHMVANCKPYKKKIPKAFTSRTSSARKQEYEQLALWHGHHTKAFLGGEDSKKSPTRDICESEWEIL from the exons ATGACAACTATGGATGTCAAAGGTATAAACTGGGTTGGGTGTGTGTACGAGAAATTTGAATCTATGTGCTTGGAGGTGGAAGAAAATATGTACCAG GACACAGTTAAATTTGTTGAAGATCAGGTACAGACTGTTGGGGAGAGTGTTAAAAAGTTCTATGCAGATATAATGCAAGATTTGCTCTGTGACTCTTCATTGGATGGAGATAATATATCAGCTTGTGGTTTTCCTATTGAACATTATTCAGATGTTGATAATTCTAAGAAATCAAAGATTAGAAAAACGAAAGAACATGTAAAGGTTGGTGTTGAAGAAGTAAATGGGGATTCAGAGGTGATTTCTGTTGTGGAGAAGAATGTGGAACATACAGGATTGTTTCATAGACAGCGCGTGTATGATTCTTGCACAAGATCCTCAGGTGATTGTGCTAAAGTAGCATGCTCTGACTTGTACTCAAGACAAGACCATGGCATGAGAAGCTATATCAATAAAAATTTGGTTGTCAAACAAACTCCTATCAAGGACAGATTGCCAGGGGCAAATACTGCTGTTGGAAAAGATTTTAACAGAGTATCACTATCATGCAGCGAATTTTCAAATGAAAACCATGACGCTTCATGTGACCAACCAGATGAAGTTATAACTCCTACAGTGGAAGGTATGAGATGTGATTCCATGAGGGAAAGATGTGTGGTTGCGAATGCTAGCCAATGTACAGATGATGTTTCAATTAACTGCCAATCATCTGATTTGATTGTTTTGGATAAATCTGATGGAAAAAGATGGAATGAACTGTTAGAGTCATCGATTG GTGGATCTAATATCTCCAGTGTGCATGGAACGGAAATCAGTCAACAATCTGACAAGGCAAAGCTCGAGGAAACTTGTGTGATGGTCAGTGGTGAAGAACTTCATTTTGTTCATCACATGGTAGCCAACTGTAAGCCTTACAAG AAAAAAATTCCAAAAGCCTTCACTTCAAGAACGAGTTCAGCAAGGAAACAAGAATATGAGCAGCTTGCATTATGGCATGGGCATCATACAAAAGCATTTTTAGGTGGAGAAGATTCAAAGAAATCCCCGACTCGTGATATTTGCGAATCTGAATGGGAGATTCTCTAG
- the LOC112188420 gene encoding uncharacterized protein LOC112188420 isoform X3, translating into MTTMDVKGINWVGCVYEKFESMCLEVEENMYQDTVKFVEDQVQTVGESVKKFYADIMQDLLCDSSLDGDNISACGFPIEHYSDVDNSKKSKIRKTKEHVKVGVEEVNGDSEVISVVEKNVEHTGLFHRQRVYDSCTRSSGDCAKVACSDLYSRQDHGMRSYINKNLVVKQTPIKDRLPGANTAVGKDFNRVSLSCSEFSNENHDASCDQPDEVITPTVEGGSNISSVHGTEISQQSDKAKLEETCVMVSGEELHFVHHMVANCKPYKKKIPKAFTSRTSSARKQEYEQLALWHGHHTKAFLGGEDSKKSPTRDICESEWEIL; encoded by the exons ATGACAACTATGGATGTCAAAGGTATAAACTGGGTTGGGTGTGTGTACGAGAAATTTGAATCTATGTGCTTGGAGGTGGAAGAAAATATGTACCAG GACACAGTTAAATTTGTTGAAGATCAGGTACAGACTGTTGGGGAGAGTGTTAAAAAGTTCTATGCAGATATAATGCAAGATTTGCTCTGTGACTCTTCATTGGATGGAGATAATATATCAGCTTGTGGTTTTCCTATTGAACATTATTCAGATGTTGATAATTCTAAGAAATCAAAGATTAGAAAAACGAAAGAACATGTAAAGGTTGGTGTTGAAGAAGTAAATGGGGATTCAGAGGTGATTTCTGTTGTGGAGAAGAATGTGGAACATACAGGATTGTTTCATAGACAGCGCGTGTATGATTCTTGCACAAGATCCTCAGGTGATTGTGCTAAAGTAGCATGCTCTGACTTGTACTCAAGACAAGACCATGGCATGAGAAGCTATATCAATAAAAATTTGGTTGTCAAACAAACTCCTATCAAGGACAGATTGCCAGGGGCAAATACTGCTGTTGGAAAAGATTTTAACAGAGTATCACTATCATGCAGCGAATTTTCAAATGAAAACCATGACGCTTCATGTGACCAACCAGATGAAGTTATAACTCCTACAGTGGAAG GTGGATCTAATATCTCCAGTGTGCATGGAACGGAAATCAGTCAACAATCTGACAAGGCAAAGCTCGAGGAAACTTGTGTGATGGTCAGTGGTGAAGAACTTCATTTTGTTCATCACATGGTAGCCAACTGTAAGCCTTACAAG AAAAAAATTCCAAAAGCCTTCACTTCAAGAACGAGTTCAGCAAGGAAACAAGAATATGAGCAGCTTGCATTATGGCATGGGCATCATACAAAAGCATTTTTAGGTGGAGAAGATTCAAAGAAATCCCCGACTCGTGATATTTGCGAATCTGAATGGGAGATTCTCTAG
- the LOC112188420 gene encoding uncharacterized protein LOC112188420 isoform X1, whose product MTTMDVKGINWVGCVYEKFESMCLEVEENMYQDTVKFVEDQVQTVGESVKKFYADIMQDLLCDSSLDGDNISACGFPIEHYSDVDNSKKSKIRKTKEHVKVGVEEVNGDSEVISVVEKNVEHTGLFHRQRVYDSCTRSSGDCAKVACSDLYSRQDHGMRSYINKNLVVKQTPIKDRLPGANTAVGKDFNRVSLSCSEFSNENHDASCDQPDEVITPTVEGMRCDSMRERCVVANASQCTDDVSINCQSSDLIVLDKSDGKRWNELLESSIGGLSAESNGGSNISSVHGTEISQQSDKAKLEETCVMVSGEELHFVHHMVANCKPYKKKIPKAFTSRTSSARKQEYEQLALWHGHHTKAFLGGEDSKKSPTRDICESEWEIL is encoded by the exons ATGACAACTATGGATGTCAAAGGTATAAACTGGGTTGGGTGTGTGTACGAGAAATTTGAATCTATGTGCTTGGAGGTGGAAGAAAATATGTACCAG GACACAGTTAAATTTGTTGAAGATCAGGTACAGACTGTTGGGGAGAGTGTTAAAAAGTTCTATGCAGATATAATGCAAGATTTGCTCTGTGACTCTTCATTGGATGGAGATAATATATCAGCTTGTGGTTTTCCTATTGAACATTATTCAGATGTTGATAATTCTAAGAAATCAAAGATTAGAAAAACGAAAGAACATGTAAAGGTTGGTGTTGAAGAAGTAAATGGGGATTCAGAGGTGATTTCTGTTGTGGAGAAGAATGTGGAACATACAGGATTGTTTCATAGACAGCGCGTGTATGATTCTTGCACAAGATCCTCAGGTGATTGTGCTAAAGTAGCATGCTCTGACTTGTACTCAAGACAAGACCATGGCATGAGAAGCTATATCAATAAAAATTTGGTTGTCAAACAAACTCCTATCAAGGACAGATTGCCAGGGGCAAATACTGCTGTTGGAAAAGATTTTAACAGAGTATCACTATCATGCAGCGAATTTTCAAATGAAAACCATGACGCTTCATGTGACCAACCAGATGAAGTTATAACTCCTACAGTGGAAGGTATGAGATGTGATTCCATGAGGGAAAGATGTGTGGTTGCGAATGCTAGCCAATGTACAGATGATGTTTCAATTAACTGCCAATCATCTGATTTGATTGTTTTGGATAAATCTGATGGAAAAAGATGGAATGAACTGTTAGAGTCATCGATTGGTGGGTTATCAGCTGAATCAAATG GTGGATCTAATATCTCCAGTGTGCATGGAACGGAAATCAGTCAACAATCTGACAAGGCAAAGCTCGAGGAAACTTGTGTGATGGTCAGTGGTGAAGAACTTCATTTTGTTCATCACATGGTAGCCAACTGTAAGCCTTACAAG AAAAAAATTCCAAAAGCCTTCACTTCAAGAACGAGTTCAGCAAGGAAACAAGAATATGAGCAGCTTGCATTATGGCATGGGCATCATACAAAAGCATTTTTAGGTGGAGAAGATTCAAAGAAATCCCCGACTCGTGATATTTGCGAATCTGAATGGGAGATTCTCTAG